One Microplitis demolitor isolate Queensland-Clemson2020A chromosome 2, iyMicDemo2.1a, whole genome shotgun sequence DNA segment encodes these proteins:
- the LOC103579474 gene encoding RNA-binding protein lark isoform X9 translates to MPFRGQKRGKMPGFSSVGTFKIFIGNLADKTSNSDIKPLFEKYGKVVECDVVKNYGFVHMENEEAGRNAIQNLNGTPVHGQPIKCEAAKSRKGPNTPTTKIFVGNLTDNTKAPQVRELFAKYGTVVECDIVRNYGFVHLEASGDVNDAIKELNGQMVDGQPMKVQISTSRVRQRPGMGDPEQCYRCGRGGHWSKECPKGGMGGGPDRNGFRDRMFGRDPYPPPPPPPFLRDRIMGGRGFGEYDSYYDRRGFDDSRDLYERRFTGMSGPRDMDSSMLGRDFPPMSMPPLPARRDPMPPMPALGMGTMRDSGFSRGNDYGMFSRRSPPPSGNNGRFSRPGIRGPSPSRRFAPY, encoded by the exons ATGCCTTTTCGG ggtcAAAAAAGAGGCAAAATGCCAGGCTTCAGTAGCGTGGGTACGTTCAAGATTTTCATCGGTAATCTTGCTGATAAAACATCTAATTCCGATATAAAaccattatttgaaaaatatggtAAAGTTGTCGAGTGTGAtgtcgttaaaaattatggatttgtc catatgGAGAATGAAGAAGCCGGTAGAAACgcgattcaaaatttaaacggAACTCCAGTTCATGGTCAGCCGATAAAATGCGAGGCCGCTAAAAGCCGGAAAGGTCCCAACACTCCGACGACAAAAATATTCGTCGGTAATTTAACAGATAACACGAAAGCTCCACAAGTCCGGGAGCTATTTGCTAAGTACGGTACTGTCGTCGAGTGCGACATCGTACGGAATTATGGATTCGTGCATCTGGAGGCATCGGGTGATGTGAACGACGCTATCAAGGAGCTCAATGGTCAGATGGTCGATGGACAGCCGATGAAAGTCCAGATATCTACCAGTCGGGTCAGACAGAGGCCGGGTATGGGCGACCCGGAGCAGTGCTACCGCTGCGGACGGGGCGGTCACTGGTCCAAAGAGTGTCCCAAGGGTGGAATGGGTGGTGGTCCTGATAGAAACGGTTTCCGAGACAGGATGTTTGGTCGCGATCCTTACCCACCACCTCCACCGCCTCCATTCCTCAGAGACCGTATCATGGGTGGTCGTGGATTTGgc GAGTACGATAGTTACTACGACCGACGAGGATTCGATGACTCCCGGGATTTGTACGAGAGAAGATTCACCGGAATGTCCGGACCCCGCGATATGGACAGCTCGATGTTAGGACGAGATTTCCCACCAATGTCCATGCCTCCATTACCCGCGAGACGCGATCCCATGCCACCTATGCCTGCTCTAGGTATGGGTACCATGCGCGACAGCGGTTTCTCCCGCGGTAATGATTACGGTATGTTCAGCAGACGTTCACCACCTCCTAGTGGTAACAATGGACGATTCAg CAGACCGGGAATCCGTGGACCATCGCCGTCGCGCCGGTTCGCACCCTACTAA